A region from the Mucilaginibacter sp. CSA2-8R genome encodes:
- the murA gene encoding UDP-N-acetylglucosamine 1-carboxyvinyltransferase — protein MKNAFVIKGGKRLKGEIIPQGAKNEALQILSAVLLTKEKITISNIPDIKDVNKLIELLGDMGVQVERLSADTYTFEAANIDLDFFNSDAFKAKGGSLRGSIMIVGPLLARFGKASIPKPGGDKIGRRRLDTHFLGFEKLGARFNYNPENGFFNVDASDLKGTYILLDEASVTGTANIVMAAVLAKGTTTIYNAACEPYLQQLCKMLNRMGAKISGIGSNLLTIEGVTELHGTEHRMLPDMIEIGSFIGLAAMTGSEITIKNVQYKELGIIPDTFRRLGIKLELRGDDIFIPAQDHYEIETFIDGSIMTIADAPWPGFTPDLLSIVLVVATQAKGSVLIHQKMFESRLFFVDKLLDMGAQIILCDPHRATVIGLDKQMQLRGISMTSPDIRAGVSLLIAALSAQGESTIYNIEQIERGYQHIDERLKALGADITRI, from the coding sequence ATGAAGAATGCTTTTGTTATAAAGGGCGGTAAACGTTTAAAAGGCGAAATTATACCTCAGGGTGCCAAAAACGAGGCTCTGCAAATATTATCGGCGGTATTACTCACCAAAGAAAAAATAACCATCAGTAATATACCCGATATTAAAGATGTAAATAAGCTGATTGAGCTACTGGGCGATATGGGCGTTCAGGTGGAGCGGCTATCGGCCGATACCTATACTTTTGAGGCGGCTAACATTGACCTTGATTTCTTTAACTCGGATGCTTTTAAAGCCAAAGGTGGCAGTTTACGCGGCTCTATCATGATTGTAGGCCCACTGCTGGCCCGTTTTGGTAAAGCTTCGATCCCTAAACCGGGCGGCGATAAAATTGGCCGTCGTCGTTTAGATACCCATTTCCTAGGTTTCGAAAAGTTAGGTGCCCGCTTTAACTACAACCCGGAGAACGGATTTTTTAACGTAGATGCCTCTGATCTGAAAGGCACGTACATATTGCTGGACGAAGCCTCAGTAACTGGTACTGCAAATATTGTAATGGCGGCTGTTTTGGCTAAAGGTACAACCACCATATATAACGCCGCCTGCGAACCTTATTTGCAGCAGCTTTGTAAAATGCTGAACCGTATGGGTGCCAAAATTTCTGGCATCGGCTCTAACTTGCTTACCATTGAGGGGGTAACCGAGCTGCACGGCACCGAACACCGGATGCTGCCGGATATGATTGAGATCGGTTCTTTCATTGGTTTAGCTGCCATGACGGGTTCTGAAATTACCATCAAAAATGTACAGTACAAAGAGCTGGGCATTATTCCAGACACTTTTAGACGTTTGGGTATTAAATTAGAACTACGTGGCGATGATATTTTTATACCGGCACAAGACCATTACGAAATAGAAACTTTTATTGACGGTTCGATTATGACCATTGCTGATGCGCCGTGGCCGGGCTTTACCCCTGACCTGCTAAGCATTGTGCTGGTGGTTGCCACACAAGCTAAGGGCTCGGTGCTTATTCATCAAAAAATGTTTGAAAGCCGCTTGTTCTTTGTAGATAAGTTGTTAGATATGGGTGCCCAAATCATCTTGTGCGACCCGCACCGCGCTACGGTGATTGGTTTAGATAAACAGATGCAATTGCGTGGTATCTCCATGACATCGCCTGATATTCGTGCAGGCGTCTCTTTATTAATTGCCGCACTATCAGCTCAAGGCGAGTCTACTATTTACAATATTGAGCAGATTGAGCGTGGCTATCAGCATATCGACGAAAGATTGAAAGCATTAGGGGCCGACATTACCCGTATCTGA